The sequence ttaaaaaaattctgttcaattgctctcaaaatttaaaacactaacGAAAAATTTGGTGGTGTAaaggatactatgatctaacttaaaaaaatttagacaactttgtttttttcttattatataaataattatttgagttaaaatattttgaaaagctaGACTATAGCATTCTCTGTACCACTAAAAATATTGGAAcgtaacttttttatttttaaatcggTCAATGTTGAAAGGACggtatatttaatttttaaacatgtcacTCTTTCGACGGACAGTtgtctagttttataattttttcaaactgtcacttatttttgaattttttcattttcgaaatataaaaataaataaataaatctcgCGGAAGCGGCAAGCCAGCACGGCGACACCGGCTTCGGATGAACTGCGCAGAAAACACCGGTCAAAAGGCTTCTCCTACCCAGCGAAAACGAAGCGGACCGGGAACTTCTCTGAACCACAGTGGTGGTGGTGTCTGCGTCTCCCCAGTCAAAAGGCGTCGTCGCGTCTGTGCTCATTCCAGGAAAGACGATTTGCTCTCCCGGACAAAGGAGCGCATCTTCCCGGCCGCGGTAGCCAGGCCGCAGTGGACAACGCAACAGCTCGTGAGCAAGTGGGGTCGCTGCAAATGAATAACCGATGAGCGAGCTCGGTATTCCTGGTTGGTTGTCGCTGATGGCGAGAGCACTGGCCTGAAAAAGCAGCTCCTCCTCGTCTCCCTCGTGCTGTTGCCGTATCATTTTGCCTGGCGACACGATAGAGATTGCGCTGCCCCGGCAGAGTCTCAGATGCCCGGCGAAAGAAGGGGACAAGACCGAGACAGATTCATGGCGGCATCGGCATAATGGAGGTCGGCCATAAGAACGGCAGGGGCGAAATGATCCATCCAATCCTTGGGCGCACCAAAAGCTGATGCGCCAGCCACGATCTGCGCGCACCATAGGATCCCTTTGGTTTCCTCGAGCACTGACGCAGTAGAGCTTGCTTGCTCAAGCGCACCATTGCCGTAGCTTGAGGAGAGTTTAAGAGCACGTAGTGGGAGATGTCAAATTCCAAATAAAATCGATGCGAAAAGGAGAGCACGCGCGCATTTCACTGCAAGATGCGATGTTTTCCTTATAAAACAGTAAAAGCAGGCATGGACTAAGTGAGAACATATGAACTCCAACTGGTTCGATTATGTCATGATAATAATATCAAAAGGAGAGCATTTCTATAAAAAAGAATGGCAGATTGGCCGGTCTTGTTGATGACAATGACACGACGGACTGCAACATGCAAAGGTGCAAGCTGCATGTGACTGTTGAATAGTATAGAGCCTACGCAATAAGAGAAAGCCAAGCGAATTTAGCAAAGCTTCCAGATCGAAACAACAGCCAACATGCACTGTCGCCCACTGATCCGTTCATGGTATTGTTTGGATCGTTATGTGCGCGCACCTGCACTCTTTGCCTTCCCTCAATGTACCATCGATCCATCGCCTTGTGGCACTTAGAAATAAAGCAGACAGACCACTCATGGTACTAGCCACAACTGACCGGGGGAAGAAATACGGACAACTATCCTTGCGAGTCGAACAACCATCAGTTAACCTCACTCAACTTTTACGGTTTCTTTAGGAGAAAGTTCAGCAATCTATTGAGATTTTCTTGAAATGGATCACCGAGTTTCATCAGAATTTCTAATTACACATATCAGCACTGAAAGTACAAACGCGCAGAGGAACATAGCAAATAGAAGGGTGAAAAAACATTTTCAATTTCATTTCATTACAGTTCATCAATAGCTCATagtttcaatttaaaccaaGAGGGAAAATGGGACCATAGgaaggacaggaaaaaaaactcaTGTGCCTGACCAACCAACATTTTCGATCTCATTTCAGTACAGTTTTATCGATTGCCCAAAGTATCAGTTCAGCTCAAGGGGAAAAAAACAACCTTGGGAAAGGACTGACAAAGCGCTCTCATGTCACTGACCATAGAAAATTAGAGTCTACAATCATATACACTTTCCTCTGTTGCATACTAGAGCCCAAATTAAAAATAGGATTAGGCTGCAAGCTGCATTGGTCTAACACCCTACCGTAAGTACCTCCACAACATCTACAATCTCATTTCTGAGACCTGACCACTCTCTCTTGCTGAAATCCCTTCCCCTTCGGATAAATAAGCACAGAGTCAACGCACAGACCTCCTTTTGTGTGTGTGCAGTCGATCTGCGCCATCGAAAACTTCAGCTTCATCAGCTGGTCAGGCTTTGAGGCCACAAAATTGCCTACATGGTACAAGACCCAGCTCCCTGGCTCATTCAAGTAGCATTGAGATACTGCATTCTGACCATCTGAGGTCGAAAGCTGGAAATGGACAGGCTTCTTGTCCCAACCATGGACATGCTCCAAGCTGTAATGACGGTGGCCAAATCGCTTATAGAACTTCCCCAGATGGACCCTGAAGTACAAGCTATAGGTTCCAACAGGGAAACAGAAATCAACTTCCCCAACCACCTCAAACCACCAGATTTGCTGAAGGTAAGCCACAGATCGGAATCTGCATGATAAAATTCAGCAGGGACTGGTCAGATATTGGATTCTCAGCAATACGGTATTGACTATCATTACGAGCTAGAATAGAATTACATTGGAAAATAGTGAATCCCAAATGACCACAATTACACGAGGCGCCTGGAGTAAATATCTTCCATTGGCACAGAGTAGATACAGGCTTCTTGTGCCATCACTTGGAAGGCTGGCAGCTATATTACACTTTGATAACGGAGATAAGAAACAAGCAATCATCTATTTGAATTCACATCTCTTATACTAAGGCAGAAGTCAGCTTATGCATATCCTAAAACAATATCCTAAAAATATGTGAACACGGATGCATCCATATCTAGTATGTTTcggagccaaaaaaaaattataagttgGATATCAAGGAATGAAGTGTTTAATGAAGAAAGGAACAGGTCAATCACACCAAGAGGTATGTCTTCTGCTCATTCCATTGCAACTCAATGTCACCATACCATCTTTCAGAAAACTAACACAAACTGAACCAACAACATGGTAGTAAAAGCGATATCAAAGCCATATTCACCTTGATTCTGAAGTTGGCATGTGTTGCCAGTATCTTCTGTCATCAATCCCAGTTATCACCAGTGCTTTAGAGGATAACGCCATACAAATCCTGCCGCTGCTCTTGTCCAGCCAGAATTCCTACAATTACCAAACACATAAAATTTAGCAAGCCTGGTCTTTTTCTACcgaaacccaaaaaaaaaattataacgcctaaaaatttgcaaacttctCATTACCAAACAGTAGTTTAAATCATTTTTAAGCAAAAGATGGGTAATCCCATTTTTTAAAGAACCATCCCCTACCTCTAATTtgagttcttaaaaaaaaaaaacccaacttCTCACGGTAAAAAAGTTACTACCTCCGTTTATACATAATTGACAATTTTGACTTTGATGTTCATGCTGTCACCATTGatttttaacaaatacataAGCAAATAGTCGAAAGTATACAATATGCTTAAAGTACTTTTAATGGTAAATTTAACGATACCATATCTATTTTACTTcactaaatattttataatGTGTTGTTGGTCAGCATGCAAATGTAGAAGCCAAAATTGTCAGGTATTTaaaaacggagggagtactatGAACTTATGAAGAGCAAAATTACGGGTATATATTACTTCCTCGTTAAACTTTTATTTGACTAAAAAATGCTTCAGGTATCAACACTAGGCAGGACTCAGGCATGAGCAGCGAAAAGAAGACCGGTTAAAGGAAGACGGATTCCAATCCTCCAATTAAACACAGAAACCGCTCATAAAATCTCAAATCGCGTAACAAAAATCACAGGTAATCACGTATAAGCAgcaggagaaggaaaagaaatcaCCTTCGTGCCGTCACCGAAAGGCACGGGCCTGGCGAGCCTTGCGTAGATCTCCTTCCCGGCCCGCTGCCTCCTCCGCTTCCCCTCCTCGCCGCACCCGACTAACTCCATCAGGTACCGGTAGTTCTCCGGCAGCTTGGCCTCCCACACGAAGTCCGCCCCCGCGGCGCCGCGGAACGCGTGGTTGAGCCGGGCGAGCCGGCAGATCTCCGGCGGGTCGAGCCGGAGCAGAACCTCGGCGACGCAGAGCTCCGGCAGGTCGCCCAGGCCCACAGCAGcaggccccgccgccgccgcgccgtccaCCCCAAGCAGGCCCGAAACCCACGCCCCCATGCCCCGCCGCTTCCTCCAGTCGCAACGACCTCGGAGAAAGCCCCAACCTTTGCAGATGAAACCCAATCGATCCCGAGAAATCGGCCACGGGCCGAGCTCTCGCCCAGCGCCTGATTCCGCGCCTGCGACTGACTGCAATCGGACCCTCCGGAGACCGACAGCAGCTAATGGGAATCGCCTAGGAAATTGCTCGAATCGTGCGGTCCGCGAGATAAAAACGCTAGCTTTGGCGGCGGGGGAGAGGGGAGCGCAATATAAAGAGGAAGGGGAGGTGCCAGAATAGACGACGGGAACGGGGTCGTAAATGGCAATGGATATGGCACTTTCCTAACACTCACACCCTTCTCAACATACCTAATTACAAATCACCCAAGATCCAGGGACCTTTTGATAACACTTTGCATCACTAGAACATACCCCGAGGGTTCCTTTGCAAATATCACGGCCTCGTCCTCTGGGATTTTCTCATTAATGTTAACGGATTGGATTAGTGTGCCGCCATCAGCACCACCCACTCCTGGACGCGGTCCATGCACCGGGCGCGTATCTGGCGCCTACGAGGCACGCGTCAGCGATCGGATCCATAAGCAAAGCATAGACCCGTACGGTGGGTGCATGGGGGCAGTTGGAGCCCCGTCGATACTGGCCCCTCGCCTGGAGACTTCCGCAAATGCCCCCTCGCGCGCGCGGCATGGCGGGCACGGACAGACCGTGACAGGCTGGAAAATCAAGCGCCATATCTCCTCTCGgccaaaagaaaggaaaaggactATGATATTTATCAacttttttgcttttttatctAATAGCTTACAACCGTCCTCGATCTCTCGACGGCTCTCTTGGTGCTCACACTACTCCACCCTTAAATTGAGTTCGTGTGTTTATCCTCGCATCTCATTTTTCACCTGTTTTCCGACGACACTCTTGTATGTCACGTTAACATGAGGTCACTGCCTTCCTACCTTAGCATTGATCCACCAACCATCCTCCATCGCCCGTAGTCAGTGACATCCCTGTCGCCTCGCCGCGAGCCGACATTTCTCTCCAAGACCTCTTCTAAGTCCCGCAACAagtgaaaggaaaaaaatacttAAACAATGGTTAATCCGAAGAGCCTGTTACCGCACGCCAAACCGTGAGGCTGCTGCTGTGCCATGATAAATTTTCGGATAGGGACACACGCATAGCGTACAATGTTTGTCGGGGATCTCATCATTTAATAGGGTTGTAGAAATCTCCTATATTAAAGGATGCCTGTCATATATCCAAGGATCTCAGAGTGATGCCAAGATATACTTAATACTAATTATATATGTTTAATaataaacatgtatataaattttcatttgaataaaGATTTACTATTTTAAGATCTCCATTAAAAATATGTGATTGCTATTCAGATGATATTGTAAAAGAAAGCGATGTATGCAACACCGctccatataatttttttcccgGTTTGCAACGAGAATCGATGGTTTCTGGAGAGTTCTATCTCGAACTATGCGCCGGCCGTTCCTGTGTGCCTCATCTTTGTTTATGCCCTTCAGTGGGTTTTGGTTTGGACGATGCATGGTTGTCCATTTCAAGATGTGTTTTGTGATAGTTCATTCATCCACTCGATGGTACGATTTGTATGTCAGCAGTTGTAGCGAACTGCACTGTCGATTCGGCCTAGATTCATCGCAGATAATTCGCGTTGTTGTCGTGCAAATCAAGCGATTAGGTAAGACATCACCACAGAATCAAATAATCAATCAACTCCACCGACAGGAACTGGGCAGGCGACCGCGACGCGAATTGAGGTATCAGTCGCTACACGGGGGACTGGAGCGGCGGTCCATCCAACCCATTCTTAGgcactgtttgtttcagcttcggattctggctttcagcttttataatccgaagctgaaacaaacaggcagtttttggttatagctttttaaaatctgttggttggattgtgagaatctaagaagttggtttttctcagtttttgatagattgtgaaagtccattttactaaactgtacattaaatttttttaaaatctacagtctaaaagcttttcacaatccagcttttcacaatccagcttttataagcggcttttcagaatctctagctgaaacaaacaggcccttaggaTTCCACACTGCTTGTGACGATCTCACGCTCTCCCCGTCGTGAAAAACGCAATCTCGCCGGATCACACCGGATCACgttgggtgtgtttggtttcgTCAACCAGTTCATAGAACTATATAGTATAAGTAGGTTgaataatattatatttattacaaaatagTATTTAATTAATTGTATCTATTTAAATAAACTGAACCGAGCTTCTATTTAGTTTATTAAATATGAGATCGTATAATCAGatgtaaaaattaaaattataattagtTATTTGTATAAAATTTATTATACTAACAAGTAAATTCCGTTTGTACGAACGTCGCATTTACCGAGCCAGGAGTAAATCACACTAGAACcgtaaatacaaataaataaatatatttctttataaATTATAGGCATCCACGCTAAGTAAATTCGAGCGACCATGTAGCACTCATTAACTCCTTAAAAAATATAAGCCTCGGGAGCGACAGCTACAGCTACTCTAGTTTACCCGACGTGCCCGGGACGGTCGGCACAGGTAGCACGAACTCCTTCAAAAAAGGGACTCGAAAGTAGCGCGCCTGCGATGATGGCCACCGTGCACTGTGGCTGTGAGCGTGACGCTGTCGTGTTGCAGAACCTCCACGGACGGGACGGGCAGGCCCGGTTTCGTCCAGCTTATCTCGAAGTACCAGCCCTCTGGCTCCAACTCATGCCAGCAATTATGCAGGCAGGGTCCCCGTCACCGGCGGGCCGCACACCGTAGCGTCTCGCCCGCCGGCGGGGCCTCGACCCTGAGCCGCCGCAGCAAATATCCATCCTGACAACGGTGCACGCAGCTAGAGCGTGGATCCGAGTCAGCACGGATGCACACGGCCCATGGAAACGCGAGACGTGGCGGCTGCCTGCAGGTACAGGCCGCGGCATTTGGTGGAACGGAATAGCGTGCAATTTACGATGATTTTGAAGGAATTAGGTGAGGTTTTGAGTCTTTTTTATCAGGTTGTCGCTGTGACTGGGACTTGGCAGTCCTTTGCTAGCTTTTGGTGCTCTTGTTGGCTGTACACGCTTGGACGGGGAGTGAGAATCGCATCATCCACTCATCATCCTACAACAATGATTTGGAACATAGAAGTGATATGATCATAGGTAAGCACTCGATTGACATTCCCAGATTAAAGATTggaaaactctcaaatggaagCCCAGAATTCACGAGTGCTAGCAGCTCAGATGAGGTAATTAAGCAGTCAAATGCATACAGTAACCTCGAAGACAAATTCCGCGAAACCGAAATGACTCCAACCAAGTGGTCATGCTCGTGCGGTAGCTCGACGGGATACTGGCAACTGCAGAGAGCTACAGTAGCGTGCATTAGGAGCACTCCACAGCCCTTGATTTGGAGACGGATGGATTGGATCAATTGCTGCAGTAACGATACAGTATCTGATGCTACAGTGCATATTCGTGCTACAGTAGAATCAAACACTGCAGCTACAGTATCCGCAGTAAACAGTAATTAAATAATATAGAGAACTGTAGCAGCAGACTCATATTACTATGCAAACAgtaatcctctgcattaatcgtCATTAATACAGAGGATCCGTGTCCAGCTCGACGAGCCGGTGGAAATTGACCGGACGACTTGCTCACTGTTGAAGCTACTGAATTGCTGCCGGCTGCCCGGCGGCCACTACCTGACAGAGTGTCCGTACGAAGGCATGGCTTTGATTTATGAGTTCATCGCGTTATCATGTGATGACTCGGCTCCAGCACAAGTGCGCATCTAGCAAAGCATGGGATGCGGTCGGTTCATCGAATTTCCCCGTGGGTGCACCTGTTTTCTTTGGACCAGCACAGTGGGGGCACATCATCATACACCGCACTGCACATATATACAGCGAACGTCCTTTTCAACCAACTGTTTGTGAAAGGAAGCTGGCAGGAGCCTGCCCTTCGTTCAGATAAGATAGAGTTCTGGGGATCACATCCCTGCCAGGATCCTCTTTTTTCTTGACCAATAAGACCGAGGAGGCAAAAGACTTGAACTCGGCCGGATGACTCCTTGCCGCAGCACGCTATCGAGCTGTCTCTCAATCTCAGTGTTTTGATGTGGAGCGTACCTATATGGGCATATGTTAACCGGTTATGCTCCAGGAAGAAGTGGAATACGATGATCGAATGTGCGCGGAGGTGGCAATTTAGTCAGATCTCTGAAGATGTCTGAAAATTCTATCAGTAACCATTGTACAACGTCCGACAGTTTAGCTATGGCCTCAGAAAATACAACACACACTATGGGTAGGCACCAattcaatgaggtgggagagcGCACCACGACGAAGGAGACCAGACAACTTCATACCCTGGAGCGAAATCTGGCGCCCAATGTGGCCAAACCCCATACGTTTGAGCTTCCAATGTACCCACATGAGACTGTGATCGTCCAACCGATCTACCCTTAGAATTAAATCGAAGTATTTTAAAGGAAGAATTCTGATGACTTACGAGAAGTTATAGCCCTGTATGTACCACTGTAACTGCAGCACAAGTCGATCACATACCATCACACCTCCATCAGGAGCAATAAACCGTTCAGCGGGCACCTCCATAAACGACAATTGTAAGTGATCAACCATCTGCTTAGCCATAAATGTACCATCACTGCCATAATCCACGAGAATGAGAATCTCCCTTTTGCCAATAAAATTACGGAAACACATTGTCCGTCTGGGCTTCGTTGGAGGAGTCTGATGTTCCACAACAAGAACAGTCTCTGTAAACTTATGTGACTCGGTGGTATATTCACTGTCAGACATATCAGTGATCTAAAGAAGATCAAGTACCTCTTCGATGACATGCAGAGGAACTTGATCCGGGCACTTGTGAGCCTTGCCCCACTTTCTCACTGCAAGTGAAGCACAACCCTTTTGACTTGCGGAAGGCCTTAGACACTCCCACTTCTCATCAATAGATTTGTCAGTGTGAACGCTGTCCTCCCTATCATTATTGTTACTTTGTTAGGATCTATCCAAATTAAATTCGAATTAATTACCAGGACGATTATTTAACAAGATGGGAGCTAGCCCGCGCATGTCTTTCGATGTGTCACGTGCTAACCCTCATCTCACCACAACAATCGTAGCCACCAATGATTAAAGCGAATCTAATTCCAGAAGTCCCGGTATATGCGTGTTGGTAACTCCCTATACCTCAACAACATAAATACCACATGATGAAGAAACAGGATTACAAGAAAAACAAGTTGGTACAAAAGATAAACGTCAGGGCTCATCTAGCGTTAACTTACAACAAACATCGCAGCAGAAAAACTAAACTAAAGAA is a genomic window of Phragmites australis chromosome 24, lpPhrAust1.1, whole genome shotgun sequence containing:
- the LOC133907440 gene encoding F-box protein PP2-A13-like: MGAWVSGLLGVDGAAAAGPAAVGLGDLPELCVAEVLLRLDPPEICRLARLNHAFRGAAGADFVWEAKLPENYRYLMELVGCGEEGKRRRQRAGKEIYARLARPVPFGDGTKEFWLDKSSGRICMALSSKALVITGIDDRRYWQHMPTSESRFRSVAYLQQIWWFEVVGEVDFCFPVGTYSLYFRVHLGKFYKRFGHRHYSLEHVHGWDKKPVHFQLSTSDGQNAVSQCYLNEPGSWVLYHVGNFVASKPDQLMKLKFSMAQIDCTHTKGGLCVDSVLIYPKGKGFQQERVVRSQK